In Bombyx mori chromosome 11, ASM3026992v2, one genomic interval encodes:
- the LOC101745400 gene encoding F-actin-uncapping protein LRRC16A isoform X2, which produces MTLKNLMKMPAKSHISTELNDSISNVLGKNVKVIYKSLIRMESRGDKVDNKVLVVTAYRVFITTAKVPTRIDNGFHLMEIEALESKKANHLSITLVHEHKPVSILIGDEGTSEGVINAVNALTAAFDDLFPNVPMVDIIQKVNLLFPLQNVSGTRKHLACGDFSNQYAAMCDLCQTPFRAEVAWDIDTIYLAHDIRMLHLKDFDHLDQRDLIPLVMALQHNTWFEGICGDGVRASGEAWESVCRALRCSRPATRRVSWRSAQLRHDHAARLGHALARARHAPALHTIDFSQNHIEDKGAISILSGISNNPEGLRHVALSQCGVTGKTVVHLATILNDNPCHLSTLAHLDLSHNNLKDDVHNLYNFLAQPNVLTHLNLTNTETTLENMWGALLRGCAARLTWLSVSRNPWSSARRARDPPPSFRQFFTACLAINHLDFSHCKMPPDVLKSLLLGLACNESAAGVQLNLSGVLNSAQAAHVLESCIHGVRCLQSLDLSDNSMEFELSGIVRAIGKNHSITHLSLSRLTGKRSYAPPLIQALVHVLQEPDTALTSLDLSDCKLKGDLYGLLNALGGARRLRTLDVGGNLAGDAGARLLAKALQCNCTLHTLYIDRNAFSLQGLTDIATALRRSVSVRRVEFPGCDAAAGGRAASERVAALWRDLHERLANNKRSGQTARVRALALERAWAGGDAAAAAAVLTAQAAAALPPAPLASALERAAAAAHHLLHQYLQRCSEVFAAMGGATSGGELVSLQAVRDAMAPCSNTLQDLLNQAVESLALTACENLDSADSEPATGADGNMPDLLTPVSHSGKLDYLNLATPLGGRRRERGGRRVRPKSVAEQQCSSNEMLSLPPLHAEATDGLADLPAHTLRHLVKGRPRRAKTRAPSRPVADGAQEMDEGLEEFWRTCRTPPGSEEPSLSRTSRSLHSLSSLASPSPRRDSHRDDTLYSVTSGESTPVLLECDVSRCKSSDNVGAKPATTPPPSRSSDNVNTMGNGCGRAGGKARPWSVAGNPDTAAVCTTEGVEACVGGSIVGITPGAALTSNQLSDAILY; this is translated from the exons ATGACACTGAAGAATCTTATGAAAATGCCAGCAAAATCACATATATCAACAGAGCTGAATG ATAGCATCAGCAATGTTTTGGGGAAGAATGTCAAAGTTATTTATAAATCCCTTATTCGTATGGAATCAAGAGGTGATAAGGTTGATAACAAGGTTTTG GTTGTGACTGCATATCGGGTTTTTATAACTACAGCGAAAGTACCTACTAGG ATTGACAATGGGTTCCATTTAATGGAAATAGAAGCCTTGGAGAGTAAAAAAGCGAATCATCTGTCCATAACATTGGTTCACGAACACAAGCCTGTCTCCATTCTCATAG GTGACGAAGGAACTTCAGAAGGTGTTATAAATGCCGTGAACGCTTTAACTGCCGCCTTCGATGATCTATTTCCTAATGTGCCAATGGTGGATATAATACAAAAG GTGAATCTACTCTTCCCATTACAAAACGTCAGCGGGACTAGGAAGCACCTAGCTTGTGGTGATTTTTCTAATCAGTACGCTGCCATGTGTGATTTATGTCAAACACCATTCag AGCTGAAGTTGCGTGGGATATTGACACCATATACCTCGCACACGACATAAGAATGTTGCATTTGAAAGATTTCGATCATCTGGACCAAAG GGACCTGATACCACTAGTGATGGCGTTGCAACACAACACGTGGTTCGAGGGTATTTGCGGGGACGGGGTGCGGGCGAGTGGCGAGGCGTGGGAGAGCGTGTGCCGCGCGCTGCGGTGTTCGCGGCCGGCCACGCGCCGTGTCAGCTGGCGCAGCGCACAGCTCCGTCACGACCACGCCGCCAGACTGGGACACGCGCTCGCCCGCGCCCGCCACGCGCCCGCACTGCACACCATCGACTTCTCACAGAACCACATCGAGGATAAAG GTGCTATTAGTATACTGAGCGGCATATCGAACAATCCAGAAGGACTGAGGCACGTTGCGTTGTCACAATGCGGCGTGACGGGGAAGACGGTCGTACATTTGGCGACCATACTCAACGACAATCCCTGTCATCTCTCGACGCTCGCACACCTTGACCTGTCGCATAATAACCTGAAAGATGACGTGCAC AATTTGTACAACTTCCTGGCACAGCCTAATGTATTGACCCATTTGAATTTGACTAACACGGAAACGACTTTAGAAAAT ATGTGGGGTGCCCTGCTGCGCGGGTGTGCGGCGCGCCTCACCTGGCTGTCCGTGTcccgcaacccgtggtcgagcgcCCGGCGCGCGCGGGACCCGCCGCCTTCCTTCCGACAATTCTTCACGGCGTGCCTCGCGATCAACCATCTCGACTTCTCCCACTGCAAAATGCCACCAGACGTGCTCAA GAGCTTGCTGCTGGGCCTGGCGTGCAACGAGAGTGCGGCCGGGGTCCAGCTGAATTTGTCGGGCGTGCTGAACTCGGCGCAGGCCGCGCACGTGCTCGAGTCGTGTATACACGGCGTGCGATGCCTGCAGTCTCTGGACCTCTCCGACAAca GTATGGAATTCGAATTGTCCGGTATTGTGAGAGCTATAGGGAAGAACCATTCCATCACACATTTATCGTTAAGTAGATTGACCGGGAAGAGATCGTACGCTCCCCCCCTAATACAA GCTCTAGTCCACGTGCTGCAGGAACCAGACACAGCGCTGACGTCACTGGACCTCAGCGATTGCAAACTAAAG GGTGATTTGTACGGATTATTGAACGCGTTGGGCGGAGCCCGGAGACTTCGTACACTGGACGTGGGAGGGAACCTAGCCGGCGACGCGGGAGCTAGATTACTTGCCAAAGCCTTACAGTGTAACTGTACTTTGCACACGCTGTATATAGATCGCAATGCATTTAGTTTACAAG GTTTGACTGACATTGCGACGGCGCTCCGTCGGTCTGTGAGCGTGCGGCGGGTCGAGTTCCCGGGATGCGACGCGGCGGCGGGCGGCCGCGCGGCCAGCGAGCGGGTCGCCGCGCTCTGGAGGGACTTGCACGAACG ACTGGCGAACAACAAGAGGAGTGGTCAGACGGCCCGCGTCCGCGCGCTGGCCCTGGAGCGCGCGTGGGCGGGCGGCgacgcggcggcggcggcggcggtgctCACGGCGCAGGCGGCCGCCGCGCTGCCCCCCGCGCCCCTCGCCTCCGCCCTCGAGcgggccgccgccgccgcgcatCACCTGCTGCACCAGTACCTACAG AGGTGCAGTGAAGTGTTCGCTGCGATGGGAGGCGCCACGTCCGGCGGCGAACTCGTCTCGCTGCAAGCCGTGCGGGACGCGATGGCGCCGTGCAGCAACACGCTCCAAGATTTGCTcaa TCAAGCTGTAGAGAGCCTCGCGCTGACTGCCTGCGAGAACCTGGACAGCGCGGACAGCGAGCCGGCCACCGGCGCCGACGGTAACATGCCCGACCTACTGACGCCCGTGTCGCACTCCGGA AAATTGGATTACTTGAATttg GCGACGCCGCTGGGCGGGCGGCGGCGGGAgcgcggcgggcggcgcgtGCGGCCCAAGTCCGTGGCGGAGCAGCAGTGCAGCAGTAACGAGATGCTGTCCCTGCCGCCGCTGCACGCCGAGGCCACCGACGGACTCGCCGACCTGCCGGCCCACACGCTCAGGCATCTCGTCAAAG GTCGGCCGCGGCGTGCGAAGACGCGCGCGCCCAGCCGGCCCGTGGCGGACGGCGCGCAGGAGATGGACGAGGGGCTGGAGGAGTTCTGGCGCACGTGCCGCACGCCGCCCGGCAGCGAGGAGCCGTCCCTCTCCCGCACGTCGCGCTCCCTGCACTCGCTCTCGTCGCTGGCCTCGCCCTCGCCGCGCCGCGACTCGCACCGGGACGACACGCT GTACAGCGTTACGTCCGGGGAGAGTACGCCCGTTCTGCTCGAGTgcg ACGTTTCCCGCTGCAAGTCTTCCGACAACGTAGGAGCAAAACCGGCAACCACTCCGCCGCCGTCTAGGTCCTCCGACAATGTCAACACGATGG GGAACGGGTGCGGTCGCGCGGGCGGCAAGGCGCGGCCCTGGTCCGTCGCCGGCAACCCCGACACCGCCGCCGTCTGCACCACCG AAGGAGTGGAGGCGTGCGTCGGCGGCAGCATCGTGGGCATCACGCCGGGCGCTGCACTAACCAGTAACCAACTTTCAGACGCTATTCTGTACTGA
- the LOC101745400 gene encoding F-actin-uncapping protein LRRC16A isoform X4, translating into MTLKNLMKMPAKSHISTELNDSISNVLGKNVKVIYKSLIRMESRGDKVDNKVLVVTAYRVFITTAKVPTRIDNGFHLMEIEALESKKANHLSITLVHEHKPVSILIGDEGTSEGVINAVNALTAAFDDLFPNVPMVDIIQKVNLLFPLQNVSGTRKHLACGDFSNQYAAMCDLCQTPFRAEVAWDIDTIYLAHDIRMLHLKDFDHLDQRDLIPLVMALQHNTWFEGICGDGVRASGEAWESVCRALRCSRPATRRVSWRSAQLRHDHAARLGHALARARHAPALHTIDFSQNHIEDKGAISILSGISNNPEGLRHVALSQCGVTGKTVVHLATILNDNPCHLSTLAHLDLSHNNLKDDVHNLYNFLAQPNVLTHLNLTNTETTLENMWGALLRGCAARLTWLSVSRNPWSSARRARDPPPSFRQFFTACLAINHLDFSHCKMPPDVLKSLLLGLACNESAAGVQLNLSGVLNSAQAAHVLESCIHGVRCLQSLDLSDNSMEFELSGIVRAIGKNHSITHLSLSRLTGKRSYAPPLIQALVHVLQEPDTALTSLDLSDCKLKGDLYGLLNALGGARRLRTLDVGGNLAGDAGARLLAKALQCNCTLHTLYIDRNAFSLQGLTDIATALRRSVSVRRVEFPGCDAAAGGRAASERVAALWRDLHERLANNKRSGQTARVRALALERAWAGGDAAAAAAVLTAQAAAALPPAPLASALERAAAAAHHLLHQYLQRCSEVFAAMGGATSGGELVSLQAVRDAMAPCSNTLQDLLNQAVESLALTACENLDSADSEPATGADGNMPDLLTPVSHSGKLDYLNLATPLGGRRRERGGRRVRPKSVAEQQCSSNEMLSLPPLHAEATDGLADLPAHTLRHLVKGRPRRAKTRAPSRPVADGAQEMDEGLEEFWRTCRTPPGSEEPSLSRTSRSLHSLSSLASPSPRRDSHRDDTLYSVTSGESTPVLLECDVSRCKSSDNVGAKPATTPPPSRSSDNVNTMGNGCGRAGGKARPWSVAGNPDTAAVCTTGSMLRDHPLTPEGAET; encoded by the exons ATGACACTGAAGAATCTTATGAAAATGCCAGCAAAATCACATATATCAACAGAGCTGAATG ATAGCATCAGCAATGTTTTGGGGAAGAATGTCAAAGTTATTTATAAATCCCTTATTCGTATGGAATCAAGAGGTGATAAGGTTGATAACAAGGTTTTG GTTGTGACTGCATATCGGGTTTTTATAACTACAGCGAAAGTACCTACTAGG ATTGACAATGGGTTCCATTTAATGGAAATAGAAGCCTTGGAGAGTAAAAAAGCGAATCATCTGTCCATAACATTGGTTCACGAACACAAGCCTGTCTCCATTCTCATAG GTGACGAAGGAACTTCAGAAGGTGTTATAAATGCCGTGAACGCTTTAACTGCCGCCTTCGATGATCTATTTCCTAATGTGCCAATGGTGGATATAATACAAAAG GTGAATCTACTCTTCCCATTACAAAACGTCAGCGGGACTAGGAAGCACCTAGCTTGTGGTGATTTTTCTAATCAGTACGCTGCCATGTGTGATTTATGTCAAACACCATTCag AGCTGAAGTTGCGTGGGATATTGACACCATATACCTCGCACACGACATAAGAATGTTGCATTTGAAAGATTTCGATCATCTGGACCAAAG GGACCTGATACCACTAGTGATGGCGTTGCAACACAACACGTGGTTCGAGGGTATTTGCGGGGACGGGGTGCGGGCGAGTGGCGAGGCGTGGGAGAGCGTGTGCCGCGCGCTGCGGTGTTCGCGGCCGGCCACGCGCCGTGTCAGCTGGCGCAGCGCACAGCTCCGTCACGACCACGCCGCCAGACTGGGACACGCGCTCGCCCGCGCCCGCCACGCGCCCGCACTGCACACCATCGACTTCTCACAGAACCACATCGAGGATAAAG GTGCTATTAGTATACTGAGCGGCATATCGAACAATCCAGAAGGACTGAGGCACGTTGCGTTGTCACAATGCGGCGTGACGGGGAAGACGGTCGTACATTTGGCGACCATACTCAACGACAATCCCTGTCATCTCTCGACGCTCGCACACCTTGACCTGTCGCATAATAACCTGAAAGATGACGTGCAC AATTTGTACAACTTCCTGGCACAGCCTAATGTATTGACCCATTTGAATTTGACTAACACGGAAACGACTTTAGAAAAT ATGTGGGGTGCCCTGCTGCGCGGGTGTGCGGCGCGCCTCACCTGGCTGTCCGTGTcccgcaacccgtggtcgagcgcCCGGCGCGCGCGGGACCCGCCGCCTTCCTTCCGACAATTCTTCACGGCGTGCCTCGCGATCAACCATCTCGACTTCTCCCACTGCAAAATGCCACCAGACGTGCTCAA GAGCTTGCTGCTGGGCCTGGCGTGCAACGAGAGTGCGGCCGGGGTCCAGCTGAATTTGTCGGGCGTGCTGAACTCGGCGCAGGCCGCGCACGTGCTCGAGTCGTGTATACACGGCGTGCGATGCCTGCAGTCTCTGGACCTCTCCGACAAca GTATGGAATTCGAATTGTCCGGTATTGTGAGAGCTATAGGGAAGAACCATTCCATCACACATTTATCGTTAAGTAGATTGACCGGGAAGAGATCGTACGCTCCCCCCCTAATACAA GCTCTAGTCCACGTGCTGCAGGAACCAGACACAGCGCTGACGTCACTGGACCTCAGCGATTGCAAACTAAAG GGTGATTTGTACGGATTATTGAACGCGTTGGGCGGAGCCCGGAGACTTCGTACACTGGACGTGGGAGGGAACCTAGCCGGCGACGCGGGAGCTAGATTACTTGCCAAAGCCTTACAGTGTAACTGTACTTTGCACACGCTGTATATAGATCGCAATGCATTTAGTTTACAAG GTTTGACTGACATTGCGACGGCGCTCCGTCGGTCTGTGAGCGTGCGGCGGGTCGAGTTCCCGGGATGCGACGCGGCGGCGGGCGGCCGCGCGGCCAGCGAGCGGGTCGCCGCGCTCTGGAGGGACTTGCACGAACG ACTGGCGAACAACAAGAGGAGTGGTCAGACGGCCCGCGTCCGCGCGCTGGCCCTGGAGCGCGCGTGGGCGGGCGGCgacgcggcggcggcggcggcggtgctCACGGCGCAGGCGGCCGCCGCGCTGCCCCCCGCGCCCCTCGCCTCCGCCCTCGAGcgggccgccgccgccgcgcatCACCTGCTGCACCAGTACCTACAG AGGTGCAGTGAAGTGTTCGCTGCGATGGGAGGCGCCACGTCCGGCGGCGAACTCGTCTCGCTGCAAGCCGTGCGGGACGCGATGGCGCCGTGCAGCAACACGCTCCAAGATTTGCTcaa TCAAGCTGTAGAGAGCCTCGCGCTGACTGCCTGCGAGAACCTGGACAGCGCGGACAGCGAGCCGGCCACCGGCGCCGACGGTAACATGCCCGACCTACTGACGCCCGTGTCGCACTCCGGA AAATTGGATTACTTGAATttg GCGACGCCGCTGGGCGGGCGGCGGCGGGAgcgcggcgggcggcgcgtGCGGCCCAAGTCCGTGGCGGAGCAGCAGTGCAGCAGTAACGAGATGCTGTCCCTGCCGCCGCTGCACGCCGAGGCCACCGACGGACTCGCCGACCTGCCGGCCCACACGCTCAGGCATCTCGTCAAAG GTCGGCCGCGGCGTGCGAAGACGCGCGCGCCCAGCCGGCCCGTGGCGGACGGCGCGCAGGAGATGGACGAGGGGCTGGAGGAGTTCTGGCGCACGTGCCGCACGCCGCCCGGCAGCGAGGAGCCGTCCCTCTCCCGCACGTCGCGCTCCCTGCACTCGCTCTCGTCGCTGGCCTCGCCCTCGCCGCGCCGCGACTCGCACCGGGACGACACGCT GTACAGCGTTACGTCCGGGGAGAGTACGCCCGTTCTGCTCGAGTgcg ACGTTTCCCGCTGCAAGTCTTCCGACAACGTAGGAGCAAAACCGGCAACCACTCCGCCGCCGTCTAGGTCCTCCGACAATGTCAACACGATGG GGAACGGGTGCGGTCGCGCGGGCGGCAAGGCGCGGCCCTGGTCCGTCGCCGGCAACCCCGACACCGCCGCCGTCTGCACCACCG GTTCAATGTTACGTGACCATCCGTTGACGCCTG AGGGCGCAGAAACCTAA
- the LOC101745400 gene encoding F-actin-uncapping protein LRRC16A isoform X6 has protein sequence MTLKNLMKMPAKSHISTELNDSISNVLGKNVKVIYKSLIRMESRGDKVDNKVLVVTAYRVFITTAKVPTRIDNGFHLMEIEALESKKANHLSITLVHEHKPVSILIGDEGTSEGVINAVNALTAAFDDLFPNVPMVDIIQKVNLLFPLQNVSGTRKHLACGDFSNQYAAMCDLCQTPFRAEVAWDIDTIYLAHDIRMLHLKDFDHLDQRDLIPLVMALQHNTWFEGICGDGVRASGEAWESVCRALRCSRPATRRVSWRSAQLRHDHAARLGHALARARHAPALHTIDFSQNHIEDKGAISILSGISNNPEGLRHVALSQCGVTGKTVVHLATILNDNPCHLSTLAHLDLSHNNLKDDVHNLYNFLAQPNVLTHLNLTNTETTLENMWGALLRGCAARLTWLSVSRNPWSSARRARDPPPSFRQFFTACLAINHLDFSHCKMPPDVLKSLLLGLACNESAAGVQLNLSGVLNSAQAAHVLESCIHGVRCLQSLDLSDNSMEFELSGIVRAIGKNHSITHLSLSRLTGKRSYAPPLIQALVHVLQEPDTALTSLDLSDCKLKGDLYGLLNALGGARRLRTLDVGGNLAGDAGARLLAKALQCNCTLHTLYIDRNAFSLQGLTDIATALRRSVSVRRVEFPGCDAAAGGRAASERVAALWRDLHERLANNKRSGQTARVRALALERAWAGGDAAAAAAVLTAQAAAALPPAPLASALERAAAAAHHLLHQYLQRCSEVFAAMGGATSGGELVSLQAVRDAMAPCSNTLQDLLNQAVESLALTACENLDSADSEPATGADGNMPDLLTPVSHSGKLDYLNLATPLGGRRRERGGRRVRPKSVAEQQCSSNEMLSLPPLHAEATDGLADLPAHTLRHLVKGRPRRAKTRAPSRPVADGAQEMDEGLEEFWRTCRTPPGSEEPSLSRTSRSLHSLSSLASPSPRRDSHRDDTLYSVTSGESTPVLLECDVSRCKSSDNVGAKPATTPPPSRSSDNVNTMEGVEACVGGSIVGITPGAALTSNQLSDAILY, from the exons ATGACACTGAAGAATCTTATGAAAATGCCAGCAAAATCACATATATCAACAGAGCTGAATG ATAGCATCAGCAATGTTTTGGGGAAGAATGTCAAAGTTATTTATAAATCCCTTATTCGTATGGAATCAAGAGGTGATAAGGTTGATAACAAGGTTTTG GTTGTGACTGCATATCGGGTTTTTATAACTACAGCGAAAGTACCTACTAGG ATTGACAATGGGTTCCATTTAATGGAAATAGAAGCCTTGGAGAGTAAAAAAGCGAATCATCTGTCCATAACATTGGTTCACGAACACAAGCCTGTCTCCATTCTCATAG GTGACGAAGGAACTTCAGAAGGTGTTATAAATGCCGTGAACGCTTTAACTGCCGCCTTCGATGATCTATTTCCTAATGTGCCAATGGTGGATATAATACAAAAG GTGAATCTACTCTTCCCATTACAAAACGTCAGCGGGACTAGGAAGCACCTAGCTTGTGGTGATTTTTCTAATCAGTACGCTGCCATGTGTGATTTATGTCAAACACCATTCag AGCTGAAGTTGCGTGGGATATTGACACCATATACCTCGCACACGACATAAGAATGTTGCATTTGAAAGATTTCGATCATCTGGACCAAAG GGACCTGATACCACTAGTGATGGCGTTGCAACACAACACGTGGTTCGAGGGTATTTGCGGGGACGGGGTGCGGGCGAGTGGCGAGGCGTGGGAGAGCGTGTGCCGCGCGCTGCGGTGTTCGCGGCCGGCCACGCGCCGTGTCAGCTGGCGCAGCGCACAGCTCCGTCACGACCACGCCGCCAGACTGGGACACGCGCTCGCCCGCGCCCGCCACGCGCCCGCACTGCACACCATCGACTTCTCACAGAACCACATCGAGGATAAAG GTGCTATTAGTATACTGAGCGGCATATCGAACAATCCAGAAGGACTGAGGCACGTTGCGTTGTCACAATGCGGCGTGACGGGGAAGACGGTCGTACATTTGGCGACCATACTCAACGACAATCCCTGTCATCTCTCGACGCTCGCACACCTTGACCTGTCGCATAATAACCTGAAAGATGACGTGCAC AATTTGTACAACTTCCTGGCACAGCCTAATGTATTGACCCATTTGAATTTGACTAACACGGAAACGACTTTAGAAAAT ATGTGGGGTGCCCTGCTGCGCGGGTGTGCGGCGCGCCTCACCTGGCTGTCCGTGTcccgcaacccgtggtcgagcgcCCGGCGCGCGCGGGACCCGCCGCCTTCCTTCCGACAATTCTTCACGGCGTGCCTCGCGATCAACCATCTCGACTTCTCCCACTGCAAAATGCCACCAGACGTGCTCAA GAGCTTGCTGCTGGGCCTGGCGTGCAACGAGAGTGCGGCCGGGGTCCAGCTGAATTTGTCGGGCGTGCTGAACTCGGCGCAGGCCGCGCACGTGCTCGAGTCGTGTATACACGGCGTGCGATGCCTGCAGTCTCTGGACCTCTCCGACAAca GTATGGAATTCGAATTGTCCGGTATTGTGAGAGCTATAGGGAAGAACCATTCCATCACACATTTATCGTTAAGTAGATTGACCGGGAAGAGATCGTACGCTCCCCCCCTAATACAA GCTCTAGTCCACGTGCTGCAGGAACCAGACACAGCGCTGACGTCACTGGACCTCAGCGATTGCAAACTAAAG GGTGATTTGTACGGATTATTGAACGCGTTGGGCGGAGCCCGGAGACTTCGTACACTGGACGTGGGAGGGAACCTAGCCGGCGACGCGGGAGCTAGATTACTTGCCAAAGCCTTACAGTGTAACTGTACTTTGCACACGCTGTATATAGATCGCAATGCATTTAGTTTACAAG GTTTGACTGACATTGCGACGGCGCTCCGTCGGTCTGTGAGCGTGCGGCGGGTCGAGTTCCCGGGATGCGACGCGGCGGCGGGCGGCCGCGCGGCCAGCGAGCGGGTCGCCGCGCTCTGGAGGGACTTGCACGAACG ACTGGCGAACAACAAGAGGAGTGGTCAGACGGCCCGCGTCCGCGCGCTGGCCCTGGAGCGCGCGTGGGCGGGCGGCgacgcggcggcggcggcggcggtgctCACGGCGCAGGCGGCCGCCGCGCTGCCCCCCGCGCCCCTCGCCTCCGCCCTCGAGcgggccgccgccgccgcgcatCACCTGCTGCACCAGTACCTACAG AGGTGCAGTGAAGTGTTCGCTGCGATGGGAGGCGCCACGTCCGGCGGCGAACTCGTCTCGCTGCAAGCCGTGCGGGACGCGATGGCGCCGTGCAGCAACACGCTCCAAGATTTGCTcaa TCAAGCTGTAGAGAGCCTCGCGCTGACTGCCTGCGAGAACCTGGACAGCGCGGACAGCGAGCCGGCCACCGGCGCCGACGGTAACATGCCCGACCTACTGACGCCCGTGTCGCACTCCGGA AAATTGGATTACTTGAATttg GCGACGCCGCTGGGCGGGCGGCGGCGGGAgcgcggcgggcggcgcgtGCGGCCCAAGTCCGTGGCGGAGCAGCAGTGCAGCAGTAACGAGATGCTGTCCCTGCCGCCGCTGCACGCCGAGGCCACCGACGGACTCGCCGACCTGCCGGCCCACACGCTCAGGCATCTCGTCAAAG GTCGGCCGCGGCGTGCGAAGACGCGCGCGCCCAGCCGGCCCGTGGCGGACGGCGCGCAGGAGATGGACGAGGGGCTGGAGGAGTTCTGGCGCACGTGCCGCACGCCGCCCGGCAGCGAGGAGCCGTCCCTCTCCCGCACGTCGCGCTCCCTGCACTCGCTCTCGTCGCTGGCCTCGCCCTCGCCGCGCCGCGACTCGCACCGGGACGACACGCT GTACAGCGTTACGTCCGGGGAGAGTACGCCCGTTCTGCTCGAGTgcg ACGTTTCCCGCTGCAAGTCTTCCGACAACGTAGGAGCAAAACCGGCAACCACTCCGCCGCCGTCTAGGTCCTCCGACAATGTCAACACGATGG AAGGAGTGGAGGCGTGCGTCGGCGGCAGCATCGTGGGCATCACGCCGGGCGCTGCACTAACCAGTAACCAACTTTCAGACGCTATTCTGTACTGA